Proteins encoded within one genomic window of Nitrospina gracilis 3/211:
- a CDS encoding ORC-CDC6 family AAA ATPase, with amino-acid sequence MKVFIKIDQYGELNALEKLYKTVTPQFQQIIHKALGNRDPSVSYRIGVRRGEWPAIPTIFGTTSNLEEERNFKIIDIDISLQRKEDKKSWIFPKFAEDIFERRLKLANLKIEGDTSNLMDKVFGKYESRDKISHYIGRKKKAPESLLKLEPEWPKPWCDFLISLSKEDLFSSWLGAAWARQRVGKEQISKPIPQEKPFPWDKVYWKKERVDQGLLQIASKKSTTVTMVWS; translated from the coding sequence ATGAAGGTTTTTATAAAAATTGATCAGTACGGTGAGTTGAATGCTCTTGAAAAGTTATATAAAACTGTAACGCCACAATTTCAGCAAATAATTCACAAGGCCCTAGGGAATAGAGACCCTAGTGTTTCTTATCGAATTGGAGTTCGCCGAGGTGAATGGCCTGCAATCCCAACTATTTTTGGTACAACTTCAAACCTAGAGGAGGAACGAAACTTTAAAATTATTGACATTGATATATCTTTGCAGAGGAAGGAGGATAAAAAGAGTTGGATTTTTCCTAAATTTGCCGAAGACATATTTGAGCGACGCCTTAAATTAGCTAATTTAAAAATTGAAGGGGATACTTCCAATTTAATGGATAAAGTTTTTGGGAAGTATGAGTCTAGGGATAAAATTAGTCATTATATTGGACGCAAAAAAAAAGCTCCAGAATCATTATTGAAATTAGAACCCGAGTGGCCCAAGCCATGGTGTGACTTTTTGATATCACTATCCAAGGAAGACCTGTTTTCTAGTTGGCTTGGGGCAGCATGGGCTCGGCAACGAGTGGGAAAAGAACAAATTTCTAAACCAATCCCGCAAGAAAAGCCGTTTCCTTGGGATAAGGTTTATTGGAAGAAAGAGAGAGTTGATCAAGGTCTATTGCAAATTGCTTCAAAAAAATCAACAACAGTTACGATGGTATGGAGTTGA
- a CDS encoding phosphoribosyltransferase-like protein, which yields MTSPLSQKIQHWVNSGQDLDCLAVYDTINFLDQYLYFSYEPTRGPSPEFNLRLENWLNNFVEDEDQKFAFKLIPNIFFIGRDEMETLYRSSYNGPIARWLIDQIGLNFSSRNPEKQLKHAVRNTYFFPVTDSLRINSFFHLNNIPGGQDFRPDLRSLMRFGDSNKIKKEFQGISRLILLEDFVGSGEQSFKDINDLASLLPNTQILFVPLIICPKGLENMNFSIAAHSNLSIAPTLEINKDNLISTDNSQNSLYFLEVKKLIMKYYKRMTGGCLPGPKPYHYLGYQKTGSLLILFTNSPDNSLPIIHWTSDSWESLFPRHSRI from the coding sequence ATGACAAGTCCGTTGTCACAAAAAATTCAGCATTGGGTTAACTCTGGACAGGATTTAGATTGTCTTGCTGTATACGATACAATAAATTTTCTTGACCAGTATTTGTATTTTTCATATGAGCCAACTAGAGGACCAAGCCCAGAATTTAATTTACGTTTGGAAAATTGGCTTAACAATTTTGTCGAAGATGAGGATCAAAAATTTGCTTTTAAGTTAATTCCAAATATATTTTTTATTGGACGAGATGAAATGGAGACTCTTTATCGTTCATCCTACAATGGTCCTATTGCAAGATGGCTGATTGACCAAATCGGGTTAAACTTTTCTTCTCGAAATCCTGAAAAACAACTCAAGCATGCTGTCAGAAATACTTACTTTTTCCCCGTGACCGATAGTTTAAGAATTAATTCTTTTTTCCATCTAAATAATATCCCTGGGGGTCAGGATTTTAGGCCAGATCTTCGTTCATTAATGCGTTTTGGAGATTCAAATAAAATCAAAAAGGAATTCCAAGGCATTTCTAGATTGATTCTTTTAGAGGATTTTGTTGGTTCTGGAGAACAATCTTTTAAAGATATTAATGATCTTGCTAGTTTGCTGCCAAATACTCAGATATTATTTGTTCCCTTGATAATTTGCCCTAAAGGGCTGGAAAATATGAATTTTTCTATAGCGGCTCATAGCAATTTATCTATAGCGCCAACCTTGGAAATAAATAAAGATAATTTAATATCCACTGATAATAGTCAAAATTCCCTTTATTTTTTAGAAGTTAAAAAACTGATCATGAAATATTACAAGAGAATGACGGGAGGGTGTCTGCCTGGCCCCAAACCTTATCACTATTTGGGGTATCAAAAAACAGGGAGCCTATTGATACTATTTACAAATTCGCCGGATAACTCGTTGCCAATTATTCACTGGACTTCAGATAGCTGGGAATCATTGTTCCCTCGGCATTCAAGGATATAG
- a CDS encoding DNA cytosine methyltransferase, with protein MANKALNFLSLFSGCGGFDLGFQKEGFRCVGAYDIDPVALKTHQKNLESPVFQCDLTLSTGSLFRQKKLMFYCPAPLAKVFQPWGKGI; from the coding sequence ATGGCTAATAAAGCTCTAAACTTTTTAAGTTTATTCTCAGGGTGTGGTGGGTTTGACCTTGGTTTTCAGAAAGAGGGGTTTAGGTGCGTGGGTGCGTATGATATTGATCCTGTTGCTCTCAAAACCCATCAAAAGAACTTGGAGTCTCCAGTTTTCCAATGTGATCTAACCCTATCGACCGGCAGCCTGTTTAGGCAAAAAAAATTGATGTTTTATTGTCCGGCTCCCCTTGCCAAGGTTTTTCAACCTTGGGGAAAAGGCATATAG
- a CDS encoding ORC-CDC6 family AAA ATPase codes for MRFIGRKRELIKVYCKLLQKNQQQLRWYGVDDILCLSGGNILIFLSICQKIWEYWLKDSKDNNLDNKEIPSIDKGIQSLGILEVSRLWNEKISENPGGDERAKFIRRLGRRLYNSLIEDTAMSYPGGNGFSFSLDDLDKNTALKDFLNTAESYGDLYGLSHTSKIRGEKRRKWYLNPILSPYYRIPCKHTKEPRYFSPQNFPAWLDSYEALTQKEKMQLNLFSK; via the coding sequence ATAAGGTTTATTGGAAGAAAGAGAGAGTTGATCAAGGTCTATTGCAAATTGCTTCAAAAAAATCAACAACAGTTACGATGGTATGGAGTTGATGATATATTGTGTTTAAGCGGTGGAAATATTTTGATATTTTTGAGCATTTGTCAAAAGATTTGGGAATACTGGTTAAAAGATTCTAAAGATAATAATCTTGATAATAAAGAAATCCCATCAATTGATAAAGGCATTCAATCATTAGGGATTTTGGAGGTTAGTAGGCTATGGAATGAGAAAATTAGTGAGAACCCTGGCGGTGATGAAAGAGCTAAATTTATAAGAAGGCTTGGTAGGCGGCTCTATAACTCGCTTATTGAGGATACAGCGATGTCTTATCCGGGTGGCAATGGGTTTTCCTTTAGTTTAGACGATCTCGATAAAAATACTGCCCTCAAGGATTTTTTAAATACAGCTGAAAGTTATGGTGATTTATATGGATTAAGCCATACATCAAAAATAAGAGGGGAAAAGCGAAGGAAATGGTATTTAAATCCCATATTATCTCCGTATTACAGAATACCTTGTAAGCACACCAAAGAACCTAGGTATTTTTCTCCGCAAAATTTTCCTGCTTGGCTGGACTCATATGAAGCTTTAACTCAAAAAGAAAAAATGCAATTAAACCTTTTTTCCAAATAA
- a CDS encoding IucA/IucC family protein — protein MTQPFVLPDDSVLHAARPCHELEQALRSESFIQVHRRVLRQLIETLIYEDVIQPRRKEVDGSVHFQLDGCDAEGHALHYRFSGRRRVSFDRIRLDAAPVMRYARDAVSEVDSLAGFMMEIDFPVDVEPERLMQFTHELERTLFNDSLAQHARRHRPTALRALEFDAVESLLADGHPYHPCYKSRIGFDALDNFAFGHEFGSFLQPLWLAARHDRLRVKGFEGADFSAFIAEELGETVVERFYERIEQQGVRPDDYYFLPVHPWQWREQVVHTLFQDIRRKDILVLGQAEDRYRAQQSIRTLANDSRPDRCYLKLSMGILNTSTSRILAPHTVQNAPAISAWLQSLLEQDDFLREELRPVFLAEVHGAVYLPAGPEVARQKAYGMLACIWRESLHPHLNVEEAAVPFNALTHIDDDGKPFIEPWVQAHGLLAWLRCLLEASVLPVLHILYAHGIALESHAQNMMLIHRQGMPARVALKDFHDGIRFVRECLSDPENRPELLATPEEHARVNRNSYIVTDDPVELRDFVHDAFLFINMSELALLLSEHFNFDEDAFWTLLAEVLCEYQDRFPTLQSRFSLFDFFAPEVRVEQLTLRRLLPDTEVRMHRVANPLAGKKRGDRARSRPAC, from the coding sequence ATGACCCAGCCGTTCGTTTTACCAGATGACTCCGTATTGCATGCCGCCCGTCCCTGTCATGAACTGGAGCAGGCATTGCGATCCGAGTCCTTCATTCAAGTACACCGCCGCGTATTGCGGCAACTGATCGAGACGCTGATTTATGAAGATGTGATTCAGCCGCGCCGGAAGGAAGTCGATGGATCCGTGCATTTTCAGTTGGACGGATGTGATGCGGAAGGCCACGCCCTGCACTATCGCTTCAGCGGTCGCCGCCGCGTCAGTTTCGATCGCATCCGGCTGGATGCCGCGCCCGTCATGCGTTATGCGCGGGATGCCGTCAGTGAGGTGGATTCGCTGGCCGGTTTTATGATGGAAATCGACTTCCCGGTGGATGTTGAGCCGGAACGGTTGATGCAGTTTACCCATGAGCTGGAACGGACCCTGTTCAATGACAGTTTGGCGCAACATGCGCGGCGGCACCGTCCCACCGCCCTGCGCGCGCTCGAGTTCGACGCTGTGGAATCCCTGCTTGCCGACGGTCATCCGTATCACCCTTGCTACAAGTCCCGCATCGGTTTCGATGCTCTGGATAACTTCGCCTTCGGTCACGAATTCGGATCGTTCTTGCAACCGCTGTGGCTGGCTGCGCGCCACGACAGGCTCCGGGTGAAAGGTTTCGAGGGCGCTGATTTTTCGGCGTTCATTGCCGAGGAGTTGGGCGAGACGGTGGTCGAACGATTCTACGAAAGGATTGAACAGCAGGGGGTGAGGCCGGACGATTATTATTTCCTGCCGGTTCATCCCTGGCAGTGGAGGGAGCAGGTTGTACACACGCTGTTTCAGGATATCCGGCGGAAAGACATTCTCGTGCTGGGCCAGGCCGAAGACCGCTACCGCGCCCAGCAATCCATTCGGACCCTGGCCAACGACAGCCGGCCGGACCGGTGTTATTTGAAACTTTCCATGGGCATTCTCAATACCTCGACGTCGCGCATCCTCGCTCCGCACACTGTGCAAAATGCGCCGGCCATCTCCGCCTGGCTCCAGTCTCTTCTGGAGCAGGATGACTTCCTGCGTGAAGAACTGCGCCCGGTGTTTCTGGCTGAAGTGCATGGAGCGGTCTACCTGCCCGCGGGTCCGGAGGTGGCGCGGCAAAAAGCCTATGGCATGCTCGCCTGTATTTGGCGGGAAAGCCTGCATCCTCATTTGAATGTGGAGGAGGCCGCCGTTCCTTTCAACGCACTGACGCACATCGATGACGACGGCAAGCCATTCATCGAACCCTGGGTCCAGGCGCATGGACTGCTTGCCTGGTTGCGCTGCCTGCTGGAAGCGAGTGTGTTGCCGGTGCTGCATATCTTGTATGCGCACGGCATCGCGCTGGAGTCCCACGCGCAGAACATGATGCTGATTCACAGGCAAGGAATGCCGGCACGCGTGGCACTCAAGGATTTTCACGACGGCATCCGTTTTGTGCGGGAGTGCCTCTCCGATCCTGAAAACCGGCCGGAGTTGCTGGCGACGCCGGAGGAGCACGCGCGCGTCAACCGCAACTCCTATATTGTGACCGATGATCCTGTCGAACTGCGCGACTTTGTGCACGATGCGTTCCTGTTTATAAACATGTCAGAACTGGCGCTGCTGTTGAGTGAACATTTCAATTTCGACGAAGACGCATTCTGGACGCTGCTTGCAGAAGTCCTCTGTGAATATCAGGATCGTTTCCCCACGTTGCAGTCGCGTTTCTCCCTGTTCGATTTTTTTGCGCCGGAGGTCCGGGTCGAGCAGTTGACCCTGCGCCGTTTGTTGCCGGACACCGAGGTGCGGATGCACCGCGTCGCCAATCCCCTTGCAGGAAAAAAGCGGGGAGACCGCGCGAGGAGCCGCCCGGCATGCTGA
- a CDS encoding IucA/IucC family protein produces the protein MKTQVDNTARHLAERAATERLLNCYLRETGILEPPFEPDASKLDDACRERVHHLEKRGQVMVLRLAAMDAVLMGVCRYRSVVGHHEYEAEWWCRHGGEAPRPIAGVMELGRLLMAELAGENQEALVDSLLGYVQNSLEKTTRYIEMRLRNGPTDWDPNVSDPLLTSERSLLFGHPFHPTPKSSEGFSTQDLARYSPELGATFRLHYFAVDPALIQEDFFPDADQVVIPEPVREEAARRLEARFQDWPLLPCHPWQYEYLFREQAVRDLLADGRVHDLGMLGNEVYPTSSVRTVLDPRHDYFFKLPFNVRLTNFVRVNPLEQMQRSVAASRALSIWAQHKPFHCFSVLTEFGYRTLFNPEWDSDTCERMAASFAVLFRAAPSGLPSPMVLAGLLEPDIQGGQPAIMQCIDRAARDRSRTVDTKFLGEWLGRYVEISLLPLLQCFVQAGISLEAHVQNSLVAVRAGWPDRFFVRDLEGASIARGIAARHGLFHHLEADSAAFYDDSEAWHRFKYYILVNHFGHLISTLARHGEADEQGLWNVVRATLQDNLNLFSEKGEADYIHDLLTSKTLPGKANFISRLRERGERPLYVPVPNPLQES, from the coding sequence ATGAAAACACAAGTTGATAATACAGCCCGGCACTTGGCGGAGCGGGCAGCCACCGAGCGTCTCCTCAACTGTTACTTGCGTGAAACCGGTATCCTGGAACCTCCCTTCGAACCCGATGCTTCCAAACTCGATGATGCCTGCCGCGAACGCGTTCATCATTTGGAAAAGCGCGGACAGGTGATGGTCCTGCGGCTCGCGGCAATGGATGCGGTGCTGATGGGAGTGTGCCGTTACCGGTCCGTGGTGGGGCATCACGAATACGAAGCGGAATGGTGGTGCCGTCATGGTGGGGAGGCTCCCCGGCCGATCGCGGGAGTGATGGAACTGGGAAGGTTGTTGATGGCGGAACTGGCGGGCGAGAATCAGGAAGCGCTGGTCGACAGCTTGCTGGGTTACGTTCAGAACAGCCTCGAAAAGACGACGCGTTATATCGAGATGCGTTTGCGCAACGGTCCGACGGATTGGGATCCGAATGTTTCCGATCCGCTTTTGACCTCCGAACGGTCGTTGCTGTTCGGTCACCCGTTTCACCCGACGCCGAAAAGTTCGGAAGGATTTTCGACCCAGGATCTGGCCCGTTATTCGCCTGAACTGGGGGCCACGTTTCGGCTGCACTACTTTGCGGTGGACCCCGCGCTGATCCAGGAGGATTTCTTTCCCGATGCGGATCAGGTGGTCATCCCGGAGCCGGTGCGGGAAGAGGCCGCCCGGCGTCTGGAGGCGCGTTTTCAAGATTGGCCGCTGTTGCCCTGTCATCCCTGGCAATATGAATATTTATTCCGGGAACAGGCGGTGCGGGACTTGCTGGCGGACGGCCGCGTCCACGACCTGGGCATGCTGGGCAATGAAGTCTACCCGACTTCTTCCGTTCGCACCGTGCTGGATCCCCGCCACGATTATTTTTTCAAGCTTCCTTTCAATGTGCGCCTGACCAATTTCGTGCGGGTGAATCCATTGGAGCAAATGCAACGCAGTGTGGCGGCCAGCCGGGCTTTGTCGATCTGGGCACAGCACAAACCCTTCCATTGCTTTTCCGTCCTGACTGAATTCGGTTACCGGACTCTCTTCAATCCGGAATGGGATTCCGATACGTGTGAGCGAATGGCGGCCAGCTTCGCTGTGCTGTTCCGGGCGGCGCCGTCCGGCCTGCCGTCCCCCATGGTGCTGGCGGGACTGCTGGAGCCGGACATTCAAGGCGGTCAGCCCGCGATCATGCAGTGCATCGATCGCGCTGCGCGCGACCGAAGCCGCACAGTCGACACGAAATTCCTCGGCGAGTGGTTGGGGCGCTATGTGGAAATCAGTTTGCTGCCGCTTCTGCAATGCTTCGTGCAGGCGGGTATCAGCCTCGAGGCGCATGTGCAGAACAGTCTGGTGGCGGTTCGTGCGGGATGGCCGGACCGGTTTTTTGTTCGCGATCTTGAAGGGGCCAGCATCGCGCGCGGCATTGCGGCGCGTCATGGACTGTTCCACCATCTGGAAGCGGACAGTGCGGCCTTTTACGACGATAGCGAAGCCTGGCACCGTTTCAAGTATTACATTCTGGTAAATCATTTCGGCCATTTGATCTCCACGCTTGCGCGCCATGGGGAGGCGGACGAGCAGGGCCTATGGAACGTTGTGCGCGCCACCCTTCAGGACAACCTGAATTTATTTTCGGAGAAAGGGGAGGCGGACTATATCCATGATTTGCTAACCAGTAAAACGCTTCCGGGAAAAGCCAATTTCATCAGCCGGCTGCGCGAGCGCGGCGAGCGTCCTCTTTATGTACCCGTTCCCAATCCATTGCAAGAGAGTTGA
- a CDS encoding DNA cytosine methyltransferase, whose product MDVLLSGSPCQGFSTLGKRHIDDPRNELLLLSGRIALKVKPKVFIVENVPGVLSGAHKKYWDTLQDMLREGGYQTTEIHCKGIEMGIAQTRVRIFLLAWKSRKNFNLIIRPSKRKVLKDVISNINGTINHNPKIIPKDSEQYLICKKIKAGQKLSNVRSGPRAVHTWDIPEVYGFTTIKEKTVLEAMLLIRRQRRVRDYGDADPIPVSLLHRQFGKQIIRSLEFKGYIRRLDKHYDLTNTFNGKFRRMSWDEPSNTVDTRFGESKYYLHPEEHRGFTIREAARIQGFPDTFIFEGGERDQYKMIGNAVPPPMSEGLAKIIKRQIIQ is encoded by the coding sequence ATTGATGTTTTATTGTCCGGCTCCCCTTGCCAAGGTTTTTCAACCTTGGGGAAAAGGCATATAGATGATCCAAGAAATGAGTTGCTACTGTTGTCAGGCAGAATTGCCCTAAAAGTTAAACCCAAAGTTTTTATTGTCGAAAACGTTCCTGGGGTATTGTCTGGAGCCCATAAAAAATATTGGGATACATTGCAAGACATGCTTAGGGAAGGTGGCTATCAAACCACCGAAATTCATTGCAAAGGGATTGAGATGGGAATAGCTCAAACTAGGGTAAGGATATTCCTGTTAGCTTGGAAAAGTCGGAAAAATTTTAATTTAATAATACGCCCTTCCAAAAGGAAGGTCCTGAAAGATGTCATTAGTAATATAAACGGCACCATAAATCACAACCCGAAAATCATACCTAAAGATAGTGAGCAATATTTAATTTGTAAGAAAATAAAGGCTGGTCAAAAGCTAAGTAATGTTCGATCCGGACCTAGGGCAGTGCATACATGGGACATTCCTGAGGTTTATGGTTTTACAACAATTAAAGAAAAAACGGTTCTAGAGGCAATGCTTCTTATTCGGCGACAAAGAAGAGTAAGGGATTATGGAGATGCCGATCCTATTCCGGTTAGTCTCTTGCATAGGCAGTTTGGAAAACAAATCATTAGATCATTAGAATTTAAGGGATATATCAGGCGTTTAGATAAACATTATGATCTTACAAATACCTTTAATGGGAAGTTCAGACGAATGTCTTGGGATGAGCCATCTAATACGGTTGACACTAGGTTTGGGGAATCAAAGTATTATCTACACCCTGAGGAGCATAGGGGTTTTACAATTCGAGAGGCCGCAAGAATTCAAGGATTCCCAGACACTTTTATTTTTGAAGGTGGGGAAAGAGACCAGTACAAAATGATTGGGAACGCTGTTCCCCCGCCAATGTCTGAGGGTTTGGCCAAAATCATAAAAAGGCAAATTATCCAATGA
- a CDS encoding ORC-CDC6 family AAA ATPase, with the protein MAQKINPFHELYITELLGEDSFVKIFSKSFVEHAMALFQPGNVVLTGLQGSGKSMLLNLLKPEIRLAYFRANDNFPVPAEFQSFIGAGINLTTSGATDFGQREISEKGRDSENLIPLYFGDFLNYWIVSDLISSFYKLATYSQGDLGEKIGIKLSLDALKKFVQVLGRDDCWFGYIGETNSLEEFQSKLSERITTYRKFLILILIRFLRNLSILKLGLEIQYPKLSRN; encoded by the coding sequence ATGGCGCAGAAAATCAACCCATTCCATGAACTATATATTACCGAATTGCTTGGAGAGGATTCTTTTGTAAAGATATTTAGCAAAAGTTTTGTAGAACATGCAATGGCTCTTTTTCAACCAGGAAATGTGGTTTTAACAGGTTTGCAGGGAAGTGGTAAAAGTATGCTTCTCAATTTATTGAAGCCTGAGATTCGATTAGCCTATTTTAGGGCAAATGACAACTTTCCTGTCCCTGCAGAGTTCCAAAGTTTCATCGGCGCGGGGATTAATTTAACTACCTCTGGGGCTACCGATTTTGGTCAACGTGAAATAAGTGAAAAAGGCCGAGACTCGGAAAACTTAATTCCATTATATTTTGGTGATTTTTTAAACTATTGGATTGTATCTGATTTAATTTCTTCATTTTATAAGCTTGCAACCTATTCTCAAGGAGATCTAGGTGAGAAAATTGGAATAAAACTAAGTTTGGATGCCTTGAAAAAGTTTGTCCAGGTGTTAGGAAGAGACGATTGCTGGTTTGGTTACATTGGAGAAACAAATTCTTTAGAAGAATTTCAAAGTAAGTTGTCAGAACGGATTACAACGTATCGTAAGTTTTTAATTTTAATATTGATTCGTTTTCTGAGGAATTTATCAATTCTAAAACTAGGATTGGAGATCCAATATCCAAAACTGTCGAGAAATTGA
- a CDS encoding DUF3800 domain-containing protein, whose product MKLVFFDEVKNDRGHPHYHIGAVCIDENSLKSVEDEMSKLAKEVFGNHILESSTEFHASEIYNRRKNFKSWADIGKRYDVLRRLIAILSRDDVYLIDIQINIEKFYGPLPPEEVAFMFLCERVDAFLNAKRSLGMLIGDRESDQTSQRFSKSLSEYRTWGTEYAFGQGIKNLVEPVHFTHSHLSRFLQLADIYAWTLQFQLRNRLSKDEKHKSIFNILHDDNINLSPSKYKIWPK is encoded by the coding sequence ATGAAATTAGTATTTTTTGATGAAGTAAAAAATGACAGGGGCCATCCTCATTATCATATTGGAGCAGTTTGTATTGATGAAAATAGTCTCAAAAGTGTAGAAGATGAAATGTCCAAATTGGCAAAGGAAGTTTTTGGTAATCACATATTGGAATCTTCTACAGAGTTTCATGCTTCAGAGATTTATAATCGTAGAAAAAATTTTAAGTCTTGGGCTGATATTGGCAAACGATATGATGTTTTGAGGAGACTTATTGCAATTCTTTCCAGGGATGATGTTTATCTAATAGATATTCAGATAAATATTGAGAAATTTTACGGTCCCTTACCACCTGAAGAAGTTGCTTTTATGTTTCTTTGTGAAAGGGTAGATGCTTTTTTAAATGCAAAAAGGTCTTTGGGGATGCTTATCGGTGATCGAGAAAGCGATCAAACTTCACAGCGATTTTCGAAAAGCTTATCTGAATATAGAACTTGGGGGACAGAATACGCTTTCGGGCAAGGTATTAAGAACTTAGTAGAGCCGGTACACTTTACCCATTCTCATCTAAGTCGTTTTCTGCAGTTAGCTGATATATACGCGTGGACCCTTCAATTTCAACTTAGAAACAGGCTTTCAAAAGATGAAAAGCATAAATCTATTTTTAATATTTTACATGATGATAATATCAACCTTTCTCCCTCAAAATACAAGATATGGCCTAAATAG
- a CDS encoding HpcH/HpaI aldolase family protein, protein MLKPNGLKRALQDKTPVAGLFCSTPSPLVVEMIGCAGFDFVILDTEHVLLNPETLANMIRAAEGVGLTALVRVPANSPDAILHVLDAGAQGVVVPRVNRVEDIERAARASRYHPHGNRGLNGGRMAGFGKMDLLEYIQAANEEVMVVAMIEEKEGLRNLPAILSVPGIDMVLEGAADLSQSLGIPWQTRSPEVRQALMEMYEAARQQDIPFCAIPRAQADLSAWRDEGVHVFVLGDERSIAARALRAEQESFMQALNLTSKESHT, encoded by the coding sequence ATGCTGAAACCCAATGGATTGAAGCGGGCCTTACAGGATAAGACACCCGTGGCCGGTTTGTTCTGTTCGACGCCCTCTCCGCTGGTGGTGGAGATGATCGGATGCGCCGGATTCGATTTCGTGATTCTCGACACCGAGCACGTGCTGTTGAATCCGGAGACGCTGGCGAACATGATCCGGGCAGCCGAAGGCGTGGGGCTGACCGCACTGGTGCGCGTTCCGGCGAACTCGCCCGATGCCATCCTGCATGTACTGGATGCCGGTGCGCAGGGCGTGGTGGTGCCGCGCGTCAACCGGGTGGAAGATATCGAGCGCGCGGCGCGGGCCAGCCGCTACCATCCGCATGGGAACCGCGGCCTCAACGGTGGCCGTATGGCCGGATTCGGCAAGATGGATTTGCTGGAATACATCCAAGCCGCCAACGAGGAGGTCATGGTCGTCGCCATGATTGAAGAGAAAGAAGGGTTGCGCAACCTGCCGGCAATCCTTTCCGTGCCGGGGATCGACATGGTGCTGGAAGGCGCGGCGGACCTTTCCCAGTCGCTGGGCATTCCGTGGCAGACGCGCTCTCCGGAAGTACGCCAGGCGCTGATGGAGATGTATGAAGCGGCGCGACAACAGGACATTCCGTTTTGTGCCATCCCGCGGGCGCAGGCCGATCTTTCCGCGTGGCGGGACGAGGGCGTTCATGTTTTTGTCCTCGGGGACGAACGGAGCATCGCCGCGCGCGCCCTGCGTGCGGAACAGGAATCTTTCATGCAGGCATTGAACCTGACTAGCAAGGAGTCGCATACTTGA
- a CDS encoding type III PLP-dependent enzyme, with amino-acid sequence MNHIADFIRTIQSQDTRPCCAYLYDLDHLRRHARQAMQTLPPSCQLYYAIKANSEARILKTLSPIVHGFEVASGGEIEKVRAVDGDAPIMFGGPGKSDEEIVSAIRHRVKLLNVESLHELQRVKYYAAQINASVPILLRVNLSGPLPAAKLHMAGAPTQFGIAEEDVPKAIALARQCDHVDLHGFHFHSISNNLDALQHVQLIRHYITASQAWAETFGVDLRHLNVGGGIGINYAHLNEQFDWQTFTFQLGSLIKELRPDFTLLFECGRYLSAACGYYAAEVLDLKLTHGKWFAVLRGGSHHFRLPSSWQHSHPFRIVPVDDWRFPFPRPEVHGKDVTLAGELCSPKDLLARDVPVERLRVGDIVLFLHAGAYGWHISHHDFLSHPHPQMHYFQKEGETQSRNREPKADHLSIQQRA; translated from the coding sequence TTGAATCACATTGCCGATTTCATCCGAACCATCCAATCACAAGACACGAGGCCCTGTTGCGCCTACCTGTATGATCTGGATCATCTGCGCCGTCATGCAAGGCAGGCCATGCAAACCCTGCCGCCGTCCTGCCAACTGTATTATGCGATCAAAGCCAATTCGGAAGCGCGCATTCTGAAAACATTGTCGCCGATTGTGCACGGCTTTGAAGTGGCGTCCGGCGGGGAGATAGAAAAGGTCCGCGCCGTGGACGGAGATGCACCGATCATGTTCGGCGGTCCGGGCAAGAGCGATGAAGAGATCGTCTCCGCCATTCGCCACCGGGTCAAATTACTAAATGTGGAAAGCCTGCATGAGTTGCAGCGCGTGAAATACTATGCCGCGCAAATCAATGCGAGCGTGCCCATCTTGTTGCGCGTCAATCTGAGTGGGCCCCTGCCTGCCGCCAAGTTGCACATGGCCGGTGCGCCCACGCAATTCGGCATTGCCGAGGAGGATGTTCCGAAGGCGATCGCTCTGGCGCGGCAATGCGATCATGTGGATCTGCACGGGTTCCATTTTCATTCCATCTCCAACAACCTCGACGCGCTCCAGCATGTGCAACTCATCCGTCACTACATCACGGCTTCGCAGGCCTGGGCGGAAACATTTGGAGTTGACCTGCGCCATCTCAATGTGGGCGGCGGGATCGGGATCAATTATGCCCATCTCAATGAGCAATTCGATTGGCAGACATTCACTTTTCAACTGGGTTCGTTGATTAAGGAATTACGCCCGGACTTCACCCTGTTGTTCGAGTGCGGCCGTTACCTGAGCGCCGCATGTGGCTATTATGCCGCAGAGGTTTTGGATTTGAAATTGACTCATGGAAAGTGGTTTGCCGTTCTGCGTGGAGGAAGCCATCACTTCAGGTTGCCCAGCTCCTGGCAACACAGCCATCCTTTTCGGATTGTTCCTGTTGATGACTGGCGGTTTCCTTTCCCGCGCCCTGAAGTGCATGGCAAGGATGTGACCCTAGCCGGTGAGCTTTGCTCGCCGAAGGATCTGTTGGCGCGCGATGTTCCGGTCGAACGATTGCGCGTGGGGGACATTGTGTTGTTTCTCCATGCGGGCGCGTATGGCTGGCATATTTCCCACCATGACTTTCTCAGTCATCCCCATCCGCAAATGCATTACTTCCAAAAGGAGGGGGAGACGCAATCGAGAAATAGAGAACCCAAAGCAGATCATCTAAGTATCCAGCAACGTGCATGA